The genomic DNA GATCCAGAGCGGCATCCTGCTGGCCCTGGTCATGCTCGCCTCCGCCCGGTGCGCCTGGTCCGCCCACCACCCCCTGCCGAGCGCCCTCACGGGTGCGGCCCTCTTCTACGTCATCGCCGCCGCCCTGGTCCACCACGTGCTCCTGGCGCACACGTCGAGCCCGTTCGCCACGCCCGACGGCACCGGCACGGCCTGGCAGACCGCCGCGACCCACATCCTCCACACGGCGGTACCGGTGGCCGCAGCCCTGGACTGGCTCCTCCTCACCCCCGCCGGCCGCCTGCACCTGCGCCAGGCCCCCGCATGGCTCCTGTACCCCCTGGCCTACCTGGCCTTCTCGCTGGCCCGCGGCGAGCTGCTCCTCCCCGGCACCCAGGGCCGCTACCTCTACCCCTTCCTCGACGTCGCCCAGCACGGCTACAAGATCGTCCTCGGCAACGCCCTCCTCATCGGCCTCGCCCTCTACGCCCTGGCCGTACTCCTCGTAGCCCTGGACCACATCCGCCCGGACCCGCTCCGCCGCCCCCGATAAACCGGATTTCGTCTCCGGCCACCGGTGGGCTAAAGTAAACGACGTCGCCGCGACGAGCAGCGACGATCGGGGTGTGGCGCAGCTTGGTAGCGCGCTTCGTTCGGGACGAAGAGGTCGTGGGTTCAAATCCCGCCACCCCGACAGTGAAGTACCAGGTGAGGCACCTACTCAATTGAGTAGGTGCCTCACCTGTTTCGTCTGCGTGTCCAGCTGCGTGACCAACGCTTCCCGCGTCCATGACCGCGACGACGTCATTGAGGCACCCGACCGGCGGTGAACCCCTCGCCGTCCTGGACGGGCTCACCCGGGCTTGCCAGCTCGCACAGCATCCTCCGGAGCTCCGCGCCGTCGAACGCTGCAGAGCTCCGTAGGACTTCGGCACCTCGCCAGTCCAGCCGAGAGGACCCAACAGCGCCGAAGCGGCTCAAGCTCAGTGCGGCAAACGTGCTGTCCTCGTCATAAGGGAGAACCATTGCCGCATCACCGAGAACCTCCAGCAGGCCCGCGAGCACTTCGACCTGTGTCCCGTAACCGGCCTCAGCGCCCAAGCCTTTTCCTCCTCTGCACCTGTCACCCTCCACAGCGTCAGCAGCTACTTGGCGCACCAGGGCGTGCGGCAACCAATCCTGAGGTACGCCCATCGCCCCTGCACCACCGTGTCGACGCTTCAGGCGGGGGCCTCAAAGACGAGTTCGAGACCGTCCTCTTCGTCCCACTGCTCGCCGACCTCGACGAAGCCGAAGCCCGAGATCGTGGCCAGGGACGCCACGTTGTCGGGGCTGACCGCCGCTCGTACGGTCGTGACCGCGGGTTCGGCTGCTGCCCGGCGAAGCAACTCGGTCAGTATGGATCGGGCGTATCCCTGGCGACGGAAGTCGGGAGCGACGGAGTAGCCGATCTCGACCATGCCGACCTCATCAGGAGGTCCGTGGAACCCGGCATGTCCCACGACGAGGTCCTTGTCGCCGACGACCGCCTGCCGCACCATCCACCGCGAGTGGTCGGGATCGGCGGCCATCTGGTCGAGCCGGAACCGCCACAGCCACCGTGCTCCGTCGGTCACGAAGTACTCGGTCAGCGGAACCCCGGCCATCCTGCCGGCTCCAGCCAGGTCTCCGTCCAGCAAAGCGGACATCACCCTGCCGGACAGTTCGACGAAGCGGATGCTTTTCGGGCTCCGTCTGAGCGGTTTCCGGTGATCGGCTTCATCTGTCACCCGC from Streptomyces sp. CB09001 includes the following:
- a CDS encoding Pr6Pr family membrane protein gives rise to the protein MTAPIPRDLPDLPPIPGHVVLPPTVVPARAVLIPARRRPVAAFRGLTALLALTGVAIELLAAGIPATTALSHFTIQSGILLALVMLASARCAWSAHHPLPSALTGAALFYVIAAALVHHVLLAHTSSPFATPDGTGTAWQTAATHILHTAVPVAAALDWLLLTPAGRLHLRQAPAWLLYPLAYLAFSLARGELLLPGTQGRYLYPFLDVAQHGYKIVLGNALLIGLALYALAVLLVALDHIRPDPLRRPR
- a CDS encoding GNAT family protein encodes the protein MAGVPLTEYFVTDGARWLWRFRLDQMAADPDHSRWMVRQAVVGDKDLVVGHAGFHGPPDEVGMVEIGYSVAPDFRRQGYARSILTELLRRAAAEPAVTTVRAAVSPDNVASLATISGFGFVEVGEQWDEEDGLELVFEAPA